Proteins from a single region of Rhinolophus sinicus isolate RSC01 linkage group LG13, ASM3656204v1, whole genome shotgun sequence:
- the LOC141568035 gene encoding signal-regulatory protein beta-1-like, which translates to MTVPASWPHPPPCLLLTLLLGLTGGAGEKELQVIQPEKSVSVIAGETATLPCTVTSLHPVRPLRWFRQTGSGRELIYSLEGNEGACFPRVTTVADVTRRNNMDFSIRISNITPADTGTYYCVKFQRGGPHNLKEKSGDGRECGAHPNPLPCGIRPHGRAPPKETVNFTCESHGFSPRKITLKWFKDGNELPASQTTVDPEGDSASYSISSTARLVLAPGDVHSQLVCEVDHVTLQGGPPLRGTANLSETIRVPPTLEVTQQPVTGNLLNVIVCQVKNLYPRHLQLTWLVNGNLSRTETTLTLTENKDGTFNQISWLLVNLSAHREDVVLTCQVEQDGQPAVTKNLTLEASVHQKDQGSDIKTGPAMSTQFLIAFLLGTKLLLAVGVSAFYVHRKLRA; encoded by the exons ATGACCgtccctgcctcctggccccACCCCCCTCCTTGTCTGCTGCTGACTCTACTGCTGGGACTCACAG GGGGGGCAGGTGAGAAGGAGCTGCAGGTGATTCAGCCTGAGAAGTCAGTGTCAGTCATAGCTGGAGAGACGGCCACTCTGCCCTGCACCGTGACCTCCCTGCATCCTGTGAGGCCCCTTCGGTGGTTCAGGCAGACAGGATCAGGCCGGGAGCTAATCTACAGCTTGGAAGGAAATGAGGGAGCCTGCTTCCCTCGAGTAACAACTGTTGCAGACGTCACAAGGAGAAACAACATGGACTTTTCCATCCGTATCAGTAACATCACCCCCGCAGACACCGGTACCTACTACTGTGTGAAGTTCCAGA GAGGAGGTCCCCAT AATCTCAAAGAGAAAAGTGGGGATGGTCGTGAGTGTGGAGCACAT CCAAACCCTCTCCCCTGTGGTATCAGGCCCCACGGGAGGGCCCCGCCTAAGGAGACAGTGAACTTCACCTGTGAGTCCCACGGCTTCTCCCCCCGAAAGATCACCCTGAAATGGTTCAAAGATGGGAACGAGCTCCCAGCCTCCCAGACCACCGTGGACCCAGAGGGAGACAGCGCTTCCTACAGCATCTCCAGCACAGCCAGGCTGGTGCTGGCCCCGGGGGACGTTCACTCTCAGCTGGTCTGCGAGGTGGACCACGTCACCCTGCAGGGGGGCCCTCCTCTTCGTGGGACTGCCAACTTGTCTGAGACCATCCGAG TTCCGCCCACCCTGGAGGTTACCCAACAGCCTGTGACAGGGAACCTGTTGAACGTCATTGTCTGCCAGGTGAAGAATTTGTACCCCCGGCACCTACAGCTCACCTGGTTGGTGAATGGAAACTTGTCCCGAACTGAAACGACCTTGACCCTCACAGAGAACAAGGACGGAACCTTTAACCAGATAAGCTGGCTCCTCGTGAATTTATCTGCCCACAGGGAGGACGTGGTGCTCACCTGCCAGGTGGAGCAGGATGGGCAGCCGGCGGTCACCAAAAACCTTACCCTGGAGGCCTCTGTCCACCAGAAGGACCAGGGGTCAGACATAAAAACAG GCCCAGCAATGTCTACTCAATTCCTCATCGCTTTCCTCCTTGGCACCAAGCTGCTGCTGGCAGTAGGTGTCTCTGCCTTCTATGTCCACAGGAAGCTGAGGGCCTGA